A single Xenopus laevis strain J_2021 chromosome 3S, Xenopus_laevis_v10.1, whole genome shotgun sequence DNA region contains:
- the LOC121402154 gene encoding uncharacterized protein LOC121402154, with protein sequence MSVSRASSYKTRSRASCSSKSSIKEMAALARAEAEAAKVKSSFAAQEMQLKKERASLEKERVDLQASLERLAAEKEAAAAIAKAEYLEALEFSGSEKHSRVLGPDLDEQDPAQRVSEYVHQHPKTEGNYEPGHQPAYKECQRSYLEPQYLRQDDMRPNDADNYRPMEQRLPPLPRIKGTPFASERHYTDCSKPEALKRYGNTPHVQHNSTPDCTNANWAIMDFAKFYAKRELVTKGLTKFTDQAENYRSWRASFQNAIRDLDLSHQEELDLLVKWLGSESVEHAKRIRDININYPDRGLKMVWERLDECYGSIEAIENALFKRIDNFPRIVGRGYQKLRELSDLLREVQVAQEEGDLPGLAFLDTARGVNPIVQKLPHNLQEKWVTHGSTYKRVHNVPFPPFEVFVNFVSEQARIRNDPSFDLTMSCPTTPGVRPHKTPVAVHKTNIASTGSPYKPSKSSQEGNGHRDLNKECPLHKKPHSLLKCRAFREKTLEDRKEFLKDNNICFRCCTTTSHFARNCEVSVSCSECGSTEHNTALHPGPPSQAVHQTEDHEKKQIDTNKTNTVVTSQCTEICKGVVGGKSCSKICLVRVYPASHRDKAIKAYAILDDQSNRSLAKSTFFDTFNIIGPGSPYSLRTCAGTVETAGRKATGYKVESIDGQTCLSLPTILECNQIPDNRSEIPTPEVAAYHPHLKRIAHQIPELDPEAPIALLLGRDILRVHKARGQINGSQNAPYAQRLDLGWVIIGDVCLGGAHKPISVNSMLTNTLESRRPSLFQPCQNSFLIKELPHRDPVPCPFMDPSSEDHACDGERDHLGCTVFHRSREDNKVAMSIEDRLFLEIMNQGMTKDKSKSWVAPLPFRLKRQRLPDNKELVYNRFISLKHKLQKTPEMKEHFFTFMERIFQNNHAEMAPALRDSEERWYLPTFGVYHPKKPGQIRVVFDSSARCKGLSLNDVLLSGPDLNNRLLEVLLRFRKDSIAFMADIQQMFHCFLVKEEHRNYLRFFWYRNNDPNEDIVEYRMRVHIFGNSPSPAVAIYGLRLSAQEGEAKYGSDARSFVEKDFYVDDCLKSTPTNESAISLLKRTQEMLALSNLRLHKIASNSRELMEAFSNQDHASDLKDLDLDTDSLPMQRSLGLLWDLKADTFTFQINKEEKPFTRRGVLSTINSLYDPLGFVTPVTIQGKIMLRDLTTEMSDWDDPLPTEKKDLWTSWKKSLEALTSLHVTRPYASIPSTEVKMQKLHIFCDASIKAIAAVAYLKTIDAKEQCHVGFVMSRAKLTPLREHTIPRLELCAAVLAVELAELITSGMGLEIEEVEFHTDSKVVLGYICNEIRRFYVYVSNRVLRIRRSTSPQQWHYVPTQHNPADYATRSVAACHLKATTWFTGPAFLYRSTACNIGCDTFELIDPDADEEIRPEVSVLNTVTSDRQLESHRFSRFSTWMSLVRAIAILIHIAKSYTSTLPVSQKPCKGWHHCKSAFTASNLERSKDIIIHTIQHECYTKEIEYLRKGQTVSKDSALRRLDPVIDQGGLMRIGGRLQEAKVDFREKHPIVIPGHHHVATLLIRHHHLQTKHQGRMFTEGNLRAAGLWIVGAKRRVSQVIFNCITCRKLRGGSQNPKMASLPAERLSTDPPFTNVGLDVFGPWSVATRHTRGVHTGAKRWAVMFTCMSSRAVHIEVIESMDASSFINAFRRFIAIRGPVKCIRSDRGTNFVGAVKELQIPSNLDTAKVDRYLNEQGCTWTFNPPHSSHMGGVWERMIGIARKILDSIFSQVGSTRLTHESLVTFLAEVSAIMNARPLTTLSSDPEDLTILTPAMLLTQKTSTLSAPSGEFTEKDLYRRQWRQVQSLSNVFWDKWRKEYVSTLQSRRKWQTNKPNIRPGDVVLMKDHQSHRNEWPLGLITNTFPSKDGNVRKAEVKICKLGECKLFLRPTTELVLLFSPEKTNSDVR encoded by the coding sequence ATGTCTGTTAGCCGAGCATCATCATACAAAACCAGATCACGAGCAAGCTGCTCTAGCAAATCCTCCATAAAAGAAATGGCTGCTCTCGCACGTGCAGAAGCTGAAGCTGCAAAAGTAAAGTCTTCCTTCGCTGCACAAGAGATGCAACTAAAGAAAGAGAGGGCATCATTAGAAAAGGAACGAGTAGATCTGCAAGCGTCGCTAGAAAGACTAGCCGCAGAGAAGGAAGCGGCAGCCGCAATAGCCAAAGCAGAATACCTGGAAgccctggagttttccggatctGAGAAACACAGCCGAGTACTTGGGCCAGACCTAGATGAACAAGATCCAGCCCAGCGTGTCTCAGAATACGTCCACCAACACCCCAAGACAGAGGGCAACTATGAGCCAGGACATCAGCCAGCTTATAAAGAGTGCCAAAGATCCTACCTTGAACCACAGTACCTTAGGCAGGACGATATGCGACCAAACGATGCTGACAACTACCGCCCTATGGAGCAGAGACTACCACCTTTGCCCCGAATTAAAGGGACACCTTTTGCATCAGAACGGCATTATACTGACTGCTCTAAGCCAGAAGCTCTTAAGAGGTATGGTAATACACCACACGTGCAGCATAACAGCACACCGGATTGTACTAATGCTAACTGGGCCATCATGGACTTTGCTAAGTTCTATGCTAAACGGGAGCTGGTTACCAAGGGACTTACAAAGTTCACCGATCAGGCTGAGAACTACAGGTCATGGCGAGCCTCCTTCCAAAACGCCATAAGAGACTTAGACCTTTCCCATCAGGAAGAGTTAGACCTCCTGGTAAAGTGGCTTGGAAGCGAGTCAGTTGAACACGCCAAAAGAATCAGAGACATTAACATAAACTATCCTGACAGAGGCCTAAAGATGGTGTGGGAAAGACTTGATGAGTGTTACGGGTCCATAGAAGCCATTGAAAATGCTTTGTTCAAAAGGATTGATAACTTTCCCAGAATAGTGGGTAGGGGTTACCAGAAGCTCAGAGAGCTCAGTGACTTGTTAAGAGAGGTACAGGTTGCTCAAGAAGAAGGAGATCTACCAGGGCTAGCTTTCCTAGACACCGCCAGAGGGGTCAATCCTATTGTTCAAAAACTCCCTCATAACCTACAAGAGAAGTGGGTCACACATGGTTCTACTTATAAACGGGTTCATAATGTACCATTTCCCCCCTTCGAGGTGTTTGTAAACTTTGTCAGTGAACAGGCAAGAATCAGAAATGATCCCAGTTTTGATCTCACAATGTCATGCCCCACTACCCCTGGTGTCAGACCTCATAAAACACCAGTGGCAGTCCATAAAACTAACATTGCCTCCACAGGTTCTCCATACAAGCCGTCTAAGTCTTCTCAAGAAGGGAACGGACACAGAGATCTTAACAAAGAATGCCCCCTGCACAAGAAACCAcattctttactaaaatgcagagccttcagagaaAAGACTTTAGAAGACCGGAAAGAGTTCCTCAAAGACAACAACATCTGCTTCAGGTGCTGCACTACAACATCGCACTTTGCCAGGAACTGTGAGGTCAGTGTGTCATGCTCAGAATGTGGTAGCACAGAACACAATACGGCTTTACACCCTGGACCACCCTCTCAGGCAGTGCACCAAACAGAGGATCATGAAAAGAAGCAGATAGACACTAACAAAACCAATACAGTAGTCACTTCTCAGTGTACCGAAATCTGTAAAGGAGTGGTAGGAGGAAAGTCCTGCTCGAAAATCTGCCTTGTCAGAGTTTACCCGGCCAGTCACAGAGATAAGGCGATCAAGGCATACGCAATCTTAGACGATCAAAGCAACCGGTCTTTAGCAAAATCCACCTTTTTTGACACCTTCAACATCATAGGACCTGGTTCTCCCTACTCCTTAAGGACATGTGCAGGTACAGTGGAGACGGCGGGGAGGAAGGCAACGGGATACAAGGTAGAGTCCATAGACGGGCAGACCTGCTTGTCACTGCCAACCATACTGGAGTGCAACCAAATTCCTGACAACCGTTCTGAGATACCTACACCAGAAGTAGCAGCATACCACCCCCACCTGAAGCGTATAGCTCACCAGATACCAGAACTGGATCCAGAAGCACCAATAGCCTTACTCCTAGGAAGAGACATACTACGTGTTCACAAGGCTAGAGGACAGATTAACGGTTCCCAAAACGCTCCATACGCCCAGAGACTTGACCTAGGGTGGGTCATCATAGGAGACGTCTGTCTAGGAGGAGCACACAAGCCGATCTCTGTCAACAGCATGCTCACCAACACACTTGAAAGTAGACGTCCTTCCTTATTCCAACCATGTCAGAACAGTTTCCTGATAAAAGAATTGCCTCATAGAGATCCTGTCCCTTGTCCCTTCATGGATCCTTCCAGCGAAGACCACGCCTGTGATGGTGAACGAGATCACTTAGGGTGTACAGTTTTCCATAGGTCAAGAGAAGACAACAAGGTCGCAATGTCCATAGAAGACAGACTGTTCTTGGAGATCATGAATCAAGGAATGACAAAGGACAAGTCAAAAAGCTGGGTCGCGCCTTTACCATTTAGACTCAAGAGACAACGCTTACCTGACAACAAAGAACTTGTCTATAACAGATTTATCTCCCTCAAGCACAAACTTCAGAAGACACCAGAGATGAAAGAACATTTCTTTACCTTCATGGAAAGAATATTCCAGAACAACCACGCAGAAATGGCACCCGCGCTCCGAGACTCAGAGGAGCGTTGGTACTTACCCACATTCGGCGTATATCATCCTAAAAAGCCAGGCCAGATACGAGTAGTGTTCGACTCAAGTGCCAGGTGCAAAGGCTTATCACTAAACGATGTCTTACTGTCTGGTCCAGACCTCAACAACCGACTTCTAGAGGTACTTCTGCGTTTCCGTAAAGATTCCATAGCATTCATGGCCGACATACAACAGATGTTCCACTGCTTCCTTGTCAAGGAGGAACACAGAAATTACTTGAGGTTCTTCTGGTACCGCAACAATGACCCTAACGAAGACATCGTAGAGTACCGAATGAGGGTGCACATCTTCGGAAACAGCCCTTCACCTGCAGTCGCTATCTATGGTCTCAGACTTTCAGCTCAAGAGGGTGAAGCGAAGTATGGGTCAGATGCCAGATCCTTTGTAGAGAAAGATTTCTATGTGGACGACTGCTTGAAATCCACACCCACGAATGAGTCGGCAATCAGTCTCTTAAAAAGGACTCAAGAGATGCTAGCTTTGTCTAATCTGAGGTTACACAAAATTGCCTCCAACAGCCGTGAGTTAATGGAAGCCTTCTCAAACCAAGACCATGCAAGCGACCTTAAGGACTTGGATCTTGACACCGATTCCCTTCCCATGCAACGGAGTCTCGGTTTGCTCTGGGATTTGAAGGCAGACACCTTTACCTTCCAGATCAACAAAGAAGAAAAGCCCTTCACACGCAGAGGAGTTCTATCTACAATAAACAGCTTGTACGATCCTCTGGGATTTGTAACACCTGTCACCATCCAAGGCAAAATTATGTTAAGAGACCTCACCACAGAGATGTCCGATTGGGATGATCCGCTtcccacagagaaaaaggacctGTGGACAAGTTGGAAAAAGTCTCTTGAAGCTTTGACCAGCCTTCATGTGACACGACCCTATGCTTCCATACCATCTACAGAAGTCAAGATGCAAAAGCTACATATCTTCTGCGATGCTTCAATCAAGGCAATTGCTGCTGTAGCATACCTGAAGACCATTGATGCCAAAGAACAATGCCATGTAGGGTTCGTCATGAGTCGGGCCAAACTGACACCTCTCCGTGAACACACGATACCCAGACTGGAGCTCTGCGCTGCTGTGCTTGCGGTAGAGTTGGCTGAACTTATAACTTCAGGAATGGGCCTAGAAATCGAAGAAGTCGAATTCCACACGGACAGCAAGGTAGTCCTAGGATATATCTGCAACGAAATTAGACGCTTTTATGTCTATGTCTCCAATCGAGTGCTGAGGATCAGGAGATCCACTAGTCCTCAACAGTGGCACTATGTGCCTACACAACATAATCCCGCAGACTACGCAACCAGATCCGTCGCAGCCTGCCACCTGAAAGCCACAACATGGTTCACAGGTCCTGCGTTCCTGTACCGTTCAACGGCTTGCAACATCGGATGTGACACATTTGAATTGATAGACCCAGACGCAGATGAGGAGATCCGACCTGAAGTGTCTGTTCTTAACACAGTGACTTCAGATCGTCAACTCGAATCCCATCGTTTCAGCAGGTTCTCCACCTGGATGTCTCTGGTCCGTGCGATAGCCATCTTGATTCATATAGCTAAGTCCTACACATCTACATTACCTGTGAGTCAGAAACCTTGTAAAGGTTGGCATCACTGCAAGAGCGCCTTTACAGCTTCCAATCTGGAGAGGTCCAAGGACATAATAATCCACACAATTCAACATGAATGTTACACTAAGGAGATAGAATACCTCAGGAAAGGCCAAACAGTCTCTAAAGACAGCGCTTTGAGAAGACTTGATCCCGTCATTGACCAAGGTGGGTTGATGAGAATAGGAGGCCGCCTTCAGGAAGCCAAAGTAGACTTCAGAGAAAAACACCCTATAGTAATTCCGGGACATCACCATGTCGCGACCCTACTCATACGACATCACCATCTTCAAACAAAACACCAAGGCCGAATGTTTACCGAAGGGAATCTACGAGCCGCTGGACTATGGATTGTTGGAGCGAAGAGACGTGTAAGCCAGGTCATTTTCAACTGCATTACCTGTCGCAAACTTCGTGGTGGGTCTCAGAACCCAAAAATGGCCAGTCTCCCAGCTGAAAGACTCAGCACAGATCCTCCCTTCACTAACGTTGGCTTAGACGTATTCGGCCCTTGGTCAGTGGCTACGAGGCACACAAGAGGTGTTCACACCGGTGCAAAGCGTTGGGCAGTCATGTTTACTTGCATGTCCAGTAGGGCAGTCCATATAGAAGTGATCGAATCTATGGATGCTTCCAGCTTCATAAATGCATTCCGACGGTTTATCGCCATTAGAGGACCTGTGAAATGTATTCGTTCAGATAGAGGCACAAATTTCGTTGGAGCAGTAAAAGAACTCCAAATTCCTTCCAATTTGGATACGGCCAAGGTGGACAGATACCTAAATGAGCAAGGATGCACATGGACCTTTAATCCACCGCATTCCTCCCACATGGGCGGCGTCTGGGAAAGGATGATAGGGATAGCAAGGAAAATCTTGGATTCCATCTTCTCGCAGGTAGGGAGTACGAGACTCACACACGAAAGTCTGGTCACATTCTTGGCAGAAGTCTCAGCCATCATGAACGCAAGACCGTTGACTACCCTTTCCAGTGACCCTGAAGATTTGACGATCCTTACCCCTGCCATGTTACTCACACAGAAGACCAGCACCCTGAGTGCTCCATCTGGAGAATTTACTGAAAAAGACCTGTATAGACGTCAATGGAGGCAGGTGCAAAGTCTTTCTAATGTCTTCTGGGACAAATGGAGAAAAGAGTATGTCTCTACCTTGCAGTCGAGAAGGAAGTGGCAAACTAACAAGCCGAACATCAGACCTGGGGATGTCGTGCTCATGAAAGACCACCAATCACATCGGAACGAGTGGCCACTGGGCCTCATCACCAACACGTTTCCAAGCAAGGATGGGAATGTACGTAAGGCCGAGGTCAAAATTTGTAAGCTTGGCGAGTGCAAACTATTCCTCAGACCAACAACAGAGCTCGTGTTGTTGTTTTCACCTGAGAAGACAAATAGTGACGTCCGTTGA